The Rhizobium etli 8C-3 genome has a segment encoding these proteins:
- a CDS encoding TauD/TfdA family dioxygenase — MNIESVEARDRVIAVHWIDGTTSFYPNLFLRDNDPKGFHRQTGERQFDLLSVPLDLTAETVTLDGDAVHIDWRGDHDRTTLAADWLYSHRPGVRAADPADIAAEIWEADLRIPNVSVGDLSDDHVFFEWLCNTKRHGLSVVTGLEDNEEAGLALGERIGFLRRTNFGLTFRVETIPDPNNLAYTSHALPLHTDLPNQEMPPGYQFLHCVRNGAEGGESVFADAYMIAEKVRRKDAEAFRLLTSIPIPYRFHDRQYDIRVHRPMVSVDERNRVFDVRYSAHLMDSFDIPDTVMADYYAAYRRFRAETRDPTNIITFKMKPGEMVVFDNRRILHGRTAFDPMTGHRLLKGFYVDRGEFDSRIRMLAGQK, encoded by the coding sequence GTGAATATCGAAAGTGTAGAAGCGCGAGATCGCGTTATTGCCGTTCATTGGATTGACGGCACCACGTCATTCTATCCAAACCTCTTCCTGCGTGACAACGACCCAAAGGGGTTCCACCGACAGACCGGTGAGCGACAGTTCGATCTGCTGTCCGTGCCGCTCGACCTGACAGCCGAAACGGTCACGCTCGATGGCGACGCCGTTCACATCGATTGGCGAGGAGATCATGACAGAACGACACTGGCCGCTGATTGGCTTTACAGCCATCGCCCGGGTGTACGCGCGGCCGACCCCGCCGATATAGCCGCTGAGATCTGGGAAGCGGACCTACGCATTCCCAACGTGTCTGTCGGCGATCTCTCGGACGACCACGTCTTCTTCGAATGGCTTTGCAACACGAAGAGGCACGGTCTTTCTGTGGTCACCGGGCTCGAAGATAATGAGGAAGCGGGCTTAGCGCTCGGGGAACGCATCGGATTTCTGAGGCGCACGAATTTCGGCCTGACTTTCCGTGTCGAGACCATTCCCGATCCCAACAATCTTGCTTACACCTCGCACGCCCTGCCCCTTCATACCGACCTTCCGAACCAGGAGATGCCGCCGGGGTACCAGTTCCTTCACTGTGTGCGGAACGGCGCAGAAGGCGGAGAATCCGTGTTCGCGGACGCCTACATGATTGCCGAGAAGGTCCGCCGCAAGGACGCCGAGGCGTTCCGGCTGCTGACGTCGATACCAATTCCGTACCGCTTCCACGATCGCCAATATGATATTCGCGTCCATAGACCGATGGTCAGCGTCGATGAGCGAAACCGCGTTTTCGATGTCCGCTACAGCGCCCATCTCATGGATAGCTTCGATATACCCGACACCGTGATGGCCGACTACTATGCCGCCTACAGACGGTTCAGGGCCGAGACTCGCGACCCGACGAACATCATCACGTTCAAAATGAAACCGGGAGAGATGGTCGTCTTCGACAACAGGCGGATCCTGCATGGCCGAACCGCTTTCGATCCGATGACAGGTCACCGGCTGCTCAAGGGCTTTTATGTCGATCGTGGCGAGTTCGACAGCCGGATCAGGATGTTGGCTGGACAGAAATGA
- a CDS encoding LysR family transcriptional regulator, protein MDQATLKELEAAIAIARRGTFRAASIDLGLSTTALSHTIGRLEAALGVRLFNRTTRSVSLTDAGRLFMQQVAPSLQDLHAALGSVREQRETPSGTIRINAAPFAARSIIKPLVLEFLRRYPDMNVDIVTEGKMVDIVREGFDLGVRVEGLVPTDMIAVSLGRPQRHAVVGSPEYIEKHGIPLAPPDLLTHSCIRVRLPDGSLFRWRFEKGGEQVQIDVRGQITLDEASLTRTAVLDGAGLGYLFEQDILPEIEVGQVIRVLADWTPSYPGLCLYYPGRRNLSAGVRAFLELARELSRTGDPRLKS, encoded by the coding sequence ATGGATCAGGCGACCCTAAAAGAACTTGAAGCTGCCATTGCGATCGCACGGCGCGGGACATTCCGCGCAGCATCCATCGATCTAGGGTTGTCGACCACGGCACTGAGCCACACGATCGGCAGGCTTGAGGCTGCGCTGGGCGTGCGATTGTTCAATCGCACCACGCGAAGCGTCTCCCTCACGGACGCTGGACGGCTTTTTATGCAGCAGGTCGCTCCATCGCTTCAGGATCTACATGCAGCACTGGGGTCGGTGCGCGAGCAACGTGAGACGCCTTCCGGCACGATACGGATCAACGCCGCGCCGTTTGCGGCGCGCTCGATCATCAAACCGCTCGTGCTTGAGTTCCTGCGCCGCTATCCCGACATGAATGTTGATATCGTCACCGAAGGTAAGATGGTGGATATCGTCAGGGAAGGGTTCGATCTGGGCGTTAGAGTGGAAGGCCTCGTTCCTACCGACATGATTGCAGTTTCGCTCGGCAGGCCTCAACGACATGCTGTGGTCGGATCCCCCGAATACATCGAAAAGCACGGGATACCGCTGGCCCCCCCGGATCTCCTTACTCACAGTTGCATTCGCGTTCGTCTGCCAGATGGCTCCCTGTTTCGCTGGCGGTTTGAGAAGGGCGGCGAGCAAGTTCAGATAGATGTTCGGGGGCAGATCACGCTAGACGAGGCCAGCCTAACGCGAACTGCGGTGCTTGATGGCGCCGGCTTGGGCTACCTCTTTGAGCAAGACATTCTTCCAGAGATCGAGGTCGGACAGGTCATACGTGTGTTGGCGGACTGGACGCCGTCTTATCCTGGGCTTTGCCTATACTACCCCGGACGCCGAAATCTATCGGCCGGCGTGAGAGCTTTTCTAGAGCTAGCTCGTGAGCTTTCGCGTACGGGTGATCCGCGCTTAAAATCCTGA
- a CDS encoding nuclear transport factor 2 family protein: protein MTPALPKPIAAYVEANAQLNVDGMLKPFADDTVVLDNGGRHEGHAELRTLFEEAVIPAKAIFTPDSVRYEDGQVVVEGPTHGDFKGSPIRFTCRFTLENDTIKALEITA, encoded by the coding sequence ATGACGCCAGCACTACCCAAGCCCATAGCGGCCTATGTCGAGGCTAATGCACAACTCAACGTGGATGGCATGCTGAAGCCTTTCGCGGACGATACTGTCGTCCTGGATAACGGTGGCCGTCACGAAGGCCACGCCGAGCTGCGGACCTTGTTCGAAGAGGCAGTGATTCCCGCCAAGGCGATCTTTACGCCGGATAGCGTTCGTTACGAGGATGGTCAGGTCGTGGTCGAGGGTCCTACCCACGGCGACTTCAAAGGCAGCCCGATCCGCTTCACCTGCCGGTTCACGCTGGAGAACGACACCATCAAAGCATTGGAGATCACGGCATGA
- a CDS encoding SDR family oxidoreductase: MNIKADPTEFAGKRVLISGGTKGAGRATVDRFLAGGARVITAARGAPEPIDGVEFIQADLTTAEGGETLAKAALERLGGIDILAHVIGGSSTPGGGFVALTDDHWLAELNLNLLATVRLDRLLIPQMIARGSGAVVHVTSIQSVLPLPEATTAYASAKAALKTYSKSISKELGPKGVRVNVVSPGWIMTESSQDLLKRLQAANGGTIEDARQVVLDSLGGIPIGRPADPHEVADLIAYLASDRAAAIHGAEFVIDGGTVPTV, translated from the coding sequence ATGAACATCAAAGCTGATCCGACCGAGTTTGCAGGAAAGCGAGTGCTTATCAGCGGCGGCACCAAGGGTGCTGGTCGCGCCACTGTGGACCGTTTCCTGGCCGGCGGCGCCCGAGTAATCACCGCCGCTCGGGGAGCACCGGAACCCATTGACGGAGTCGAGTTCATACAGGCGGACCTGACGACGGCCGAGGGCGGGGAAACCCTTGCCAAGGCCGCGCTCGAGCGCTTGGGCGGCATCGATATTCTGGCTCACGTCATTGGCGGATCGTCGACACCGGGCGGCGGTTTCGTTGCCCTGACAGATGACCACTGGCTAGCAGAACTGAACCTGAACCTCTTGGCCACCGTCCGCCTGGATCGTCTCCTGATCCCGCAGATGATCGCACGGGGCAGCGGCGCAGTGGTTCACGTGACCTCCATCCAGTCAGTCCTTCCGCTGCCCGAGGCGACCACCGCCTACGCTTCCGCCAAGGCCGCGCTCAAGACCTACAGCAAGTCCATCTCCAAGGAGCTTGGGCCGAAAGGCGTGCGGGTCAATGTCGTTTCCCCCGGCTGGATCATGACAGAGTCATCCCAGGACTTGCTGAAACGTCTGCAGGCCGCCAATGGCGGTACGATCGAGGACGCGCGGCAAGTCGTTCTTGACAGCCTGGGCGGTATCCCCATTGGACGTCCAGCCGACCCTCATGAGGTCGCCGACCTCATCGCCTACCTGGCCTCAGATCGCGCTGCCGCGATTCACGGCGCCGAGTTCGTCATCGACGGCGGCACTGTTCCGACGGTCTGA
- a CDS encoding MarR family winged helix-turn-helix transcriptional regulator produces the protein MTERHNDPPPLHDQLCYAIYTAGIAIQRAYKPLLDELGLTYPQYLVLNVLWSSDGQTVGAIANALALESSTLTPLLKRLETSGLLRRTRNLSNERQVVIGLTDKGRALQHKAGCLSDTLLAASTQTPQELATLNRDIRHLRNAIYSQIDGWGAPA, from the coding sequence ATGACCGAACGCCATAACGATCCACCTCCCCTGCACGACCAGTTGTGCTACGCAATCTATACGGCCGGCATCGCTATCCAGCGCGCCTACAAGCCTCTTCTCGACGAGCTGGGTCTGACCTACCCGCAGTATCTCGTGCTCAACGTGTTATGGAGTAGCGACGGGCAAACGGTCGGCGCCATTGCCAACGCCCTTGCCTTGGAATCCAGCACGCTGACGCCGTTGCTGAAGCGGCTCGAGACATCTGGCCTGCTGCGCCGGACCAGAAACCTCAGCAACGAGCGGCAGGTGGTTATCGGGTTAACCGACAAAGGACGTGCCTTGCAGCACAAGGCCGGCTGTCTCAGCGATACCTTGCTTGCAGCCTCGACCCAAACGCCGCAGGAATTGGCCACCCTGAACCGCGACATCCGCCATCTTCGAAATGCAATTTATTCCCAGATCGACGGGTGGGGCGCACCCGCCTGA
- a CDS encoding alpha/beta fold hydrolase, with protein MTRKTTTPVAAIAAAAALSAAIPASAADIIPQNQSVRNVVLVHGAFADGSGWKGVYDILTKRGYRVTIVQNPLTSLADDVAATKREVERQDGPVILVGHSWGGTVITEAGVDAKVAGLVYVSALSPDAGETTVQQYEGFAPASEFVIETTKDGFGYVSPEKFKAGFAHDVSDADVAFMRDAQVPINMSAFGTKLENAAWRTKPSWAVIATEDKAFDQAMLIHMAERIKAKVTKVSASHALFMTQPKVVADTIDEAAKAVSAKK; from the coding sequence ATGACACGCAAGACCACGACCCCCGTTGCTGCCATTGCAGCTGCCGCAGCATTGTCTGCCGCAATTCCGGCAAGTGCCGCTGATATCATTCCTCAGAACCAGTCAGTCAGAAACGTCGTACTCGTTCATGGCGCTTTCGCAGACGGCTCAGGCTGGAAGGGTGTCTACGACATCCTCACGAAGCGCGGCTATCGCGTCACCATTGTCCAAAATCCTCTGACTTCTCTTGCCGACGACGTTGCCGCCACCAAACGTGAGGTGGAGCGGCAGGACGGTCCTGTCATTCTGGTCGGGCATTCGTGGGGCGGCACTGTCATCACGGAAGCTGGTGTCGATGCAAAGGTCGCAGGGCTTGTTTATGTCTCCGCTCTCTCCCCCGATGCAGGCGAGACGACTGTTCAGCAATACGAAGGATTTGCTCCCGCATCCGAATTCGTCATCGAGACCACCAAGGATGGTTTTGGTTATGTCAGCCCGGAAAAGTTCAAGGCCGGTTTCGCTCACGATGTCAGTGACGCCGATGTTGCGTTCATGAGGGACGCGCAGGTGCCGATCAACATGTCGGCGTTCGGCACGAAACTTGAAAACGCTGCCTGGCGCACCAAGCCGAGCTGGGCAGTCATCGCGACTGAAGACAAGGCATTCGACCAGGCAATGCTGATCCACATGGCAGAGCGCATCAAAGCGAAGGTCACCAAAGTGTCGGCAAGCCACGCCCTGTTCATGACACAGCCAAAAGTCGTCGCAGACACGATCGATGAGGCCGCGAAGGCCGTATCGGCGAAGAAGTAG
- a CDS encoding GMC family oxidoreductase, translating into MTPDTHDQYAPESSLNPRGEFGDVFDFIVCGSGSSGSVVAARLAEDGTASVLLLEAGGDDAAETVSNPAQWPLNLGTSRDWGFVGQPAPGLDGRRLPLSMGKGLGGGSSINVLVWARGHKGDWDHFAAEAGDDAWGYQSILGYYRRIEDWQGAPDPARRGVGGPAYVAQPQAPQPVAEAMLRAASTIGIPVYDSPNGEMMESPGGASIAELRIRDGKRESVFGSYVRPLLSQPNLTVLTDALVTRLVFTGKRATGVKVLVDGQMRQFTARCETVLSLGAINTPKVLMQSGVGPEDELKAHGIPVVQHLPGVGRNHQDHIAFGCTWAYRKAEAVGGTGCEAKLYWKSDARLSQPDILQCQLEFAVPSPIETGLQTPEHGWTMFNGLAQPKSRGRLRLSGPDVNDAMLIEPNSLSEPEDMAAALVAVELCRELGNSDAFTPLVTGETAPGARDRSGLIDFIRRAAVTYWHQTSTAKMGRDSVSVVDNELKVYGIDGLRVADSSIMPRITTGNTMAPCVVIGERAADLIRAAHGLMV; encoded by the coding sequence TTGACCCCGGATACTCATGACCAATACGCACCAGAAAGCTCACTCAACCCGCGGGGTGAATTTGGTGATGTTTTTGACTTCATCGTCTGCGGTTCTGGCTCCAGCGGCTCCGTTGTTGCTGCGCGACTGGCGGAAGATGGCACTGCAAGCGTTCTCCTGCTTGAGGCCGGGGGCGACGACGCGGCCGAGACCGTTTCAAACCCAGCGCAGTGGCCACTCAATCTTGGCACTAGCCGGGACTGGGGTTTCGTCGGGCAACCGGCTCCTGGTCTCGATGGGCGACGTCTTCCTCTCAGCATGGGCAAGGGGCTTGGCGGTGGTTCGAGCATCAACGTCTTGGTATGGGCCAGAGGGCACAAGGGCGATTGGGATCACTTTGCCGCTGAGGCCGGTGACGATGCGTGGGGGTATCAGTCTATTCTCGGCTATTATCGCCGGATCGAAGATTGGCAGGGAGCACCGGACCCAGCCCGCCGAGGAGTGGGAGGGCCGGCCTACGTTGCGCAGCCACAGGCGCCCCAGCCAGTCGCAGAGGCTATGTTGCGTGCGGCATCCACGATCGGCATTCCAGTCTATGACAGCCCGAACGGTGAAATGATGGAGAGTCCGGGCGGCGCCTCGATTGCTGAGCTGCGGATTCGGGACGGAAAGCGGGAATCCGTGTTCGGATCCTACGTCCGTCCGCTCCTGTCGCAGCCAAACCTGACAGTGCTTACAGATGCATTGGTCACACGCCTCGTCTTCACTGGCAAGCGCGCGACGGGGGTCAAGGTCCTTGTCGATGGCCAGATGCGCCAGTTCACGGCGCGTTGCGAAACGGTATTATCGCTTGGCGCAATCAACACGCCAAAAGTGTTGATGCAATCGGGTGTCGGCCCGGAAGATGAGCTGAAAGCTCATGGCATTCCTGTAGTTCAACACCTCCCTGGCGTTGGTCGTAATCATCAGGATCATATCGCCTTCGGCTGCACATGGGCATATCGAAAAGCGGAAGCCGTAGGCGGGACCGGCTGCGAAGCGAAACTCTATTGGAAGAGCGACGCACGGCTTTCCCAACCGGATATTCTTCAGTGCCAATTGGAGTTTGCGGTACCTTCGCCGATAGAAACAGGTCTTCAAACGCCTGAGCACGGCTGGACCATGTTCAACGGCCTCGCCCAGCCAAAAAGCCGCGGCCGGTTGCGGCTCTCTGGACCCGACGTAAACGATGCGATGCTGATCGAACCGAATTCTCTCAGTGAGCCGGAAGACATGGCTGCGGCCTTGGTCGCGGTGGAATTATGTCGCGAGCTCGGAAATAGCGATGCCTTCACCCCCTTGGTAACAGGCGAGACAGCTCCGGGCGCGCGCGATAGGTCGGGCCTGATCGATTTTATCCGGCGGGCTGCGGTCACCTATTGGCATCAGACGAGCACGGCGAAGATGGGACGCGACAGCGTGTCGGTGGTCGATAATGAACTCAAGGTCTACGGCATAGACGGCCTTCGCGTAGCTGACTCTTCGATTATGCCGCGGATCACCACCGGCAATACGATGGCGCCTTGCGTCGTCATCGGGGAGCGGGCGGCTGATCTGATCCGGGCGGCTCATGGCCTTATGGTCTGA
- a CDS encoding ABC transporter permease has product MNVVTERIIQLGMLIFILGGWQLGVTAGFIDVFFFPAPLDIFNQMISWIVDPSFYRHVSITLTETVLGYIIGTGLGVAAGVWLGLSRSAARILDPFIKGLNAIPRVVLAPIFVLWLGLGLWSKVALAVTLVFFITFFNAMQGVREVNPVVLANARILGANRSDLLRHVYFPAAASWILSSLRTSVGFAVVGAIIGEYLGSSAGLGYLIAQAEGNFDAVGVFAGIIILAVFVLIIDRILDVLEGRLIKWRPNAAEERAT; this is encoded by the coding sequence ATGAACGTCGTGACTGAACGCATCATCCAGCTCGGGATGCTAATCTTTATCCTCGGCGGCTGGCAGCTTGGCGTGACCGCCGGCTTCATCGATGTTTTCTTCTTTCCAGCCCCGCTCGACATCTTCAACCAGATGATCAGCTGGATTGTTGACCCCAGCTTCTATCGTCATGTGTCAATCACCCTGACGGAGACTGTGCTCGGCTACATCATCGGCACGGGCCTTGGCGTCGCAGCTGGTGTATGGCTCGGTCTCAGCCGCAGTGCGGCACGGATTTTGGACCCCTTCATCAAGGGCCTGAACGCCATTCCGCGCGTCGTGCTTGCCCCCATTTTCGTGCTTTGGCTTGGTCTCGGCCTATGGTCGAAGGTAGCGCTCGCGGTAACGCTTGTCTTCTTCATCACCTTCTTCAACGCCATGCAGGGCGTTCGCGAGGTCAATCCGGTCGTCCTCGCAAACGCAAGGATCCTCGGAGCCAACCGTTCCGATCTGTTGCGACATGTCTATTTCCCCGCAGCGGCAAGCTGGATCCTGTCGTCGCTTCGCACCTCCGTCGGTTTCGCGGTGGTCGGCGCCATCATTGGTGAATATCTCGGCTCCTCTGCAGGGCTCGGTTACCTGATCGCGCAGGCGGAAGGCAACTTCGACGCGGTTGGAGTGTTTGCCGGCATCATCATCCTGGCCGTGTTCGTGCTCATCATCGACCGAATTCTCGATGTTCTGGAAGGCCGGCTGATCAAGTGGAGACCGAACGCCGCAGAAGAAAGAGCGACGTAA
- a CDS encoding ABC transporter ATP-binding protein — protein sequence MSLAVVKPMSVPSGELNKRPMVSIDAVTMSFGSYVAVQDVNLTVADGEFLAIVGPTGCGKSTILNAIAGLLKPASGTVTIDGAPVKGVQNDIGYLFQQDALLPWKTSIENVELGLLFKGVPSAERRERSMNWLAKVGLKGFEHRYPHQLSGGQRKRVQMAQALISGPKVILMDEPFSALDIHTRHLMQNELLRLWQEERRAVVMITHDLEEAIALGDRVAILAAGPRSRVIESFPVELERPRDVAEIKLDPRFMDLYRNIWASLRGEVEKSYERRD from the coding sequence ATGTCTTTGGCTGTCGTAAAACCCATGTCCGTTCCGTCGGGCGAGCTAAACAAAAGGCCAATGGTATCGATCGACGCCGTCACGATGTCATTCGGCTCCTATGTCGCGGTGCAGGACGTGAACCTGACAGTTGCCGATGGCGAGTTTCTCGCCATCGTGGGACCGACAGGCTGTGGTAAAAGTACCATTCTCAACGCCATTGCCGGTCTTCTGAAGCCTGCCAGCGGCACCGTGACGATCGACGGAGCTCCGGTTAAGGGCGTCCAGAACGATATCGGCTATCTCTTTCAGCAGGACGCACTGCTGCCCTGGAAGACATCGATCGAGAATGTCGAGCTGGGACTGCTGTTCAAAGGTGTGCCGAGTGCAGAGCGGCGCGAGCGTTCTATGAACTGGCTTGCGAAAGTCGGGCTCAAAGGGTTCGAGCATCGCTATCCGCATCAGCTTTCGGGCGGCCAGCGCAAGCGCGTCCAGATGGCGCAGGCCCTAATCTCCGGCCCCAAAGTCATCCTGATGGACGAGCCCTTTTCGGCCCTCGACATCCACACACGGCACCTCATGCAAAACGAACTCCTGCGTCTGTGGCAGGAAGAGCGCAGGGCTGTGGTAATGATCACGCATGATCTCGAAGAAGCAATAGCCCTCGGCGACCGGGTCGCAATTCTTGCAGCGGGCCCCCGTTCACGGGTCATCGAAAGCTTCCCGGTGGAACTCGAGCGCCCCCGCGACGTCGCGGAAATTAAACTCGATCCACGCTTTATGGATCTGTATCGAAATATCTGGGCTTCCCTGCGCGGCGAAGTGGAGAAAAGCTATGAACGTCGTGACTGA
- a CDS encoding ABC transporter substrate-binding protein has product MRKLLLALAATVAFAGSAIAEPVRISVGSYNLNNLPFPVAAGLGLYEKEGLEVTVENFASGGSKTLQALVAGSTDIAVGFYDHTIQMQSQNKAVVAFVQLARNSGLVLAGGKNAAFDPAKPETIKGAKIGITAPGSSSDFFVRYYLQRHSLSADDVSLIGVGSGSAAVAALEQGKVDLLVNYDPAATFIEAKGVGKILIDARSDEGATEIYGGIYPTSVLYATQAYIDENPETIQKVTNATVKALAWMNTHSAEEIVEKLPKEFISGDRDTYVKAVQNAKPIFSVDGKFNEADTQTPLAVLKSFNEKVAAATIDLSKTYTNAFVAKVTDKTTN; this is encoded by the coding sequence ATGCGTAAACTATTGCTCGCACTTGCGGCAACGGTCGCTTTCGCCGGTTCGGCTATTGCGGAACCCGTCCGCATCAGCGTCGGGTCCTACAACCTCAACAACCTGCCCTTTCCAGTCGCAGCTGGCCTGGGCCTCTACGAGAAGGAAGGTCTTGAGGTCACCGTCGAAAACTTCGCATCGGGCGGTTCCAAGACGCTGCAGGCGCTCGTTGCCGGCTCCACGGATATCGCCGTCGGCTTCTACGACCACACCATCCAGATGCAGTCGCAGAACAAGGCTGTTGTCGCCTTCGTGCAACTGGCCCGCAATTCCGGGCTCGTGCTTGCCGGTGGAAAGAACGCTGCGTTCGATCCTGCCAAACCTGAAACGATCAAGGGCGCGAAAATCGGTATCACAGCGCCGGGCTCGTCTTCAGACTTCTTCGTACGCTATTATCTGCAGCGCCACAGCCTATCGGCTGATGACGTCTCGTTGATCGGGGTCGGCTCCGGTTCAGCTGCTGTTGCGGCGCTCGAGCAAGGGAAGGTTGATCTATTGGTCAACTACGATCCGGCAGCAACCTTTATCGAAGCCAAGGGTGTCGGCAAGATTTTGATCGACGCCCGTAGCGACGAGGGTGCCACGGAGATCTACGGTGGGATCTACCCGACCTCCGTCCTTTATGCGACGCAGGCCTATATCGATGAGAACCCGGAAACCATCCAGAAAGTCACGAACGCGACCGTCAAGGCACTGGCATGGATGAACACGCACAGCGCTGAAGAGATCGTCGAAAAACTGCCGAAAGAATTCATCTCCGGCGACCGGGACACATATGTGAAGGCCGTCCAGAATGCCAAGCCGATCTTCTCGGTGGACGGCAAATTCAACGAGGCGGACACGCAGACGCCGTTGGCCGTTCTCAAAAGCTTCAACGAAAAGGTTGCTGCCGCGACCATAGATCTTTCCAAGACCTACACGAACGCTTTCGTGGCCAAGGTGACGGATAAGACCACCAACTGA
- a CDS encoding 4-oxalomesaconate tautomerase: MNDLMSIPCVLMRGGTSKGPFFLASDLPSDPRQRDQVLLSVMGSGHPLQIDGIGGGNPVTSKVAIVGPATVPDADVDYLFAQVRIDQQFVDTSPNCGNMLAAVGPFAIEAGLVKSTTGVTRVRIHNVNTGKLIEAEVPTPDGRVAYLGDASIDGVPGNAAPIALTFMDAAGARTGKLFPTGNPRDSIDGIDVTCIDCAMPMMLLEATALGVTGDEAAAELNTNGALLERLETLRLEAGRRMGMGDVSNQVTPKPVLISRPNNGGDLGVRYFMPHQCHPSLATTGAVGIATACISDGTVASRLIGDRKPPVVLVLEHPSGRLEVKLDIRNGKTVAGILRTARRLFEGHVFAKPIAQMVCAA; the protein is encoded by the coding sequence ATGAACGACCTGATGTCCATTCCCTGTGTTCTGATGCGAGGTGGCACCTCCAAAGGACCGTTCTTTCTCGCATCCGATCTTCCATCGGATCCGCGTCAACGCGATCAGGTCCTGCTTTCGGTCATGGGCTCTGGTCACCCATTGCAAATCGATGGAATCGGCGGTGGCAATCCGGTCACCAGCAAGGTCGCCATCGTTGGTCCAGCAACCGTACCGGATGCCGATGTGGACTATCTGTTCGCCCAGGTTCGCATCGATCAGCAGTTCGTCGATACCTCTCCCAATTGCGGAAACATGCTGGCAGCCGTCGGGCCGTTCGCGATCGAGGCCGGATTGGTCAAATCGACGACCGGCGTAACCCGCGTGCGTATCCACAACGTCAATACCGGCAAACTGATCGAAGCCGAGGTTCCGACCCCCGATGGCCGTGTCGCCTATTTGGGAGATGCTTCGATCGATGGTGTGCCCGGCAATGCAGCACCGATCGCCTTGACGTTCATGGACGCGGCCGGGGCACGCACAGGCAAGCTTTTTCCCACCGGCAACCCGCGCGACAGCATTGACGGTATCGATGTCACCTGCATCGACTGCGCTATGCCGATGATGTTGCTGGAAGCCACCGCCCTCGGCGTGACGGGCGACGAAGCTGCAGCTGAGCTTAATACCAACGGCGCATTGCTCGAACGGCTCGAAACTCTGAGGCTCGAAGCCGGCCGACGCATGGGTATGGGTGACGTCAGCAATCAGGTCACGCCAAAGCCGGTTCTGATCTCCAGGCCCAACAACGGCGGCGATCTCGGCGTGCGCTATTTCATGCCGCATCAGTGCCACCCATCTCTCGCAACGACCGGTGCGGTCGGCATAGCCACGGCCTGCATCAGCGACGGAACCGTCGCCTCGCGGCTGATCGGAGATCGCAAGCCACCGGTTGTTCTCGTTCTCGAACATCCAAGCGGCCGTTTGGAAGTGAAACTGGATATCCGCAATGGCAAGACAGTTGCTGGAATCCTGCGTACGGCCCGGCGCCTCTTCGAAGGCCACGTCTTTGCAAAACCTATCGCGCAAATGGTTTGCGCGGCATAA
- a CDS encoding LysR family transcriptional regulator, whose translation MSINCEILDLRAFLSVVELENFHRSAEALNLSQPALSRRIQKLELAIGAPLLERTTRHVSATALGAELIPLVRRMLEEFDTSLFAVRDVGSQRSGLVTIACLPTAAFYFLPTVIKQFSAEYPSIRFRILDLPATDGLQAVARGEVEFGINIMGFSDPDLVFERLIEDPFVLAARKDHPLAAKSELEWDDLAPYQLITVHRSSGNRTLLDAALAKSNLKLRWSYEVTHLSTSLGLVEAGLGISVLPKLATPQEDHPFLVTRPIRNPEISRTIGIVRRRGGTLSPAAERFMTMLIGTWAEGN comes from the coding sequence ATGAGCATTAATTGCGAGATACTGGATCTGCGCGCATTTCTCTCGGTCGTCGAACTGGAAAACTTCCACCGCTCTGCGGAAGCGCTCAATCTGTCCCAGCCGGCACTCAGCCGTCGGATTCAGAAGCTGGAGCTGGCAATCGGGGCGCCTTTGCTCGAGCGCACCACACGTCATGTCTCGGCAACCGCCCTTGGCGCGGAGCTGATCCCGTTGGTGCGGCGCATGCTCGAGGAGTTCGACACGTCGCTCTTTGCGGTGCGCGATGTCGGATCTCAGCGCAGCGGCCTTGTGACGATCGCATGTCTGCCAACGGCCGCTTTCTACTTTTTGCCGACCGTCATTAAGCAGTTCAGCGCCGAGTATCCGAGTATTCGTTTTCGCATTCTCGATTTGCCGGCCACCGACGGTCTGCAGGCAGTCGCCCGCGGCGAGGTGGAGTTTGGCATCAATATCATGGGCTTTTCAGATCCCGACCTCGTCTTCGAGAGGCTCATCGAAGATCCATTCGTTCTGGCGGCACGCAAGGATCATCCGCTGGCAGCGAAGAGCGAACTCGAATGGGACGATCTGGCGCCCTATCAACTGATTACAGTTCACCGGTCCAGCGGCAACCGTACGCTTCTTGACGCCGCATTGGCGAAATCGAACTTGAAACTGCGTTGGTCCTACGAAGTCACACATCTTTCAACATCGCTTGGCTTGGTGGAGGCAGGGCTTGGAATTTCGGTTTTGCCGAAACTCGCTACACCTCAGGAAGACCACCCGTTCCTCGTCACGAGACCTATTCGCAATCCTGAAATCTCGCGAACGATTGGCATCGTGCGCCGTCGCGGCGGGACGCTTTCGCCGGCGGCAGAGCGCTTCATGACCATGTTGATTGGGACGTGGGCAGAAGGAAACTGA